A genomic stretch from Thermoplasmataceae archaeon includes:
- a CDS encoding glycosyltransferase — translation MQTWELVAIVSILFTIPVLMVSYYQLVLFVYSLRYPHNLEKETPLLTEYPKVSVLIASYNEKYVIDKSVDSVIATKYPKDKLQIVFADDSTDETVGIVDAAAERAKRAGIDAVVFRRPDRDNFKSGSMTLAMNLVTGVYVLQLDSDSRILEDTIVKGVHAFQNHPDASFVSFRVGHYNRYFNMITALFAVSQDQGDTISKMGSYLPNFPFSGQGGYIMYKCSDIRKVGLWSEHIEIDDAKISWKLYTAGTRGIYLSNARIMSEDPETLEIWKKRAYQIQKGWTKIASVYFGKTIHSKDISIRDKFVLFLTYLSPFTNLSWIITSFLSGFSLVFGWQAPSTSVFSNPIYVVIVTVPTVVFYLSAFYALKVQNIVTVKNLAMIPILTYASACMIILGAIAFIQGIFRRKTPYFKTPKTGDKKFTKDVDYNRELKLWKVSYLELAFSLVGLFLGAWSLYVGVWVLGLSMFGFSILTIKSLNLSRLLKSRGSGKGGPTPAAESRSKLQTYDPRESGRTGMRDD, via the coding sequence ATGCAGACATGGGAATTAGTTGCTATAGTTTCGATTCTCTTCACCATTCCGGTTCTTATGGTTTCATATTACCAGCTCGTTCTTTTTGTTTATTCATTGAGATACCCTCATAACCTTGAGAAAGAAACCCCACTTCTTACTGAATACCCAAAAGTTTCGGTGCTCATAGCCAGTTATAACGAAAAATACGTCATCGATAAGAGCGTAGATTCCGTCATTGCAACAAAATATCCAAAGGATAAGTTGCAGATAGTTTTTGCCGATGATTCAACCGATGAGACAGTTGGTATAGTCGACGCCGCGGCAGAACGTGCAAAGAGGGCAGGAATTGACGCGGTTGTTTTCAGGCGACCGGACAGGGATAACTTCAAGTCAGGTTCCATGACACTCGCCATGAATCTGGTGACAGGCGTTTATGTATTGCAGCTTGATTCAGACTCAAGGATACTTGAAGACACGATTGTTAAGGGAGTACATGCATTCCAGAACCATCCTGATGCCTCTTTTGTCTCATTCCGCGTTGGGCACTATAACAGGTACTTCAACATGATCACTGCACTCTTTGCCGTATCGCAGGATCAGGGAGACACAATTTCGAAAATGGGCTCCTATTTGCCCAATTTCCCATTCTCTGGTCAGGGCGGTTATATAATGTACAAGTGCTCGGATATACGGAAAGTTGGTCTGTGGTCAGAACACATTGAAATTGATGACGCAAAAATTTCATGGAAGCTCTATACAGCAGGCACAAGGGGTATATACCTCAGCAATGCAAGGATTATGAGCGAAGACCCAGAAACCCTGGAAATCTGGAAAAAGAGGGCATATCAAATTCAAAAGGGTTGGACCAAAATAGCTTCTGTGTACTTCGGTAAAACAATTCATTCAAAGGACATATCCATAAGAGACAAGTTCGTATTGTTCCTTACATACCTGTCGCCATTTACGAATCTCAGCTGGATAATCACCAGCTTTCTCTCAGGATTCTCTCTTGTTTTTGGCTGGCAAGCTCCCAGTACCTCGGTATTCAGCAACCCAATCTACGTGGTAATAGTAACGGTGCCAACAGTGGTATTCTACCTTTCCGCATTTTATGCCCTTAAAGTTCAGAATATAGTCACAGTAAAAAATCTCGCCATGATTCCTATTCTGACCTATGCAAGCGCCTGCATGATCATTCTTGGAGCAATCGCATTTATACAGGGCATATTCAGAAGGAAAACGCCGTACTTCAAGACGCCGAAGACCGGAGATAAAAAATTTACTAAGGATGTTGACTACAACAGAGAACTGAAACTCTGGAAAGTGTCCTACCTTGAGCTAGCATTTTCGTTGGTTGGGTTGTTCCTTGGGGCGTGGTCTTTATATGTAGGCGTTTGGGTCTTAGGGCTTTCAATGTTTGGGTTTTCAATTCTCACAATAAAGTCACTTAACCTGTCTCGGCTTTTAAAGAGCAGGGGCAGTGGAAAGGGAGGACCGACCCCGGCTGCAGAATCAAGAAGCAAATTGCAGACTTATGATCCTCGCGAATCAGGCAGAACAGGAATGCGTGACGACTGA
- a CDS encoding glycerol-3-phosphate dehydrogenase/oxidase, with product MTPYSQEAIYIKEFSARTRNKELSELNGKHFQVAIIGGGITGAGLANILAENGISTALFDKADFASGTSAGSSKLIHGGLRYLQQGKLGLTRELLKEREYLLKTTDIVQKLDFRVLIDEYSWGKGELTLGIFLYNVLAGHLKVQKMVKDNLGIPGVRGYFPYYDGLTEDTELVMYNITYAHDRGATCLNYTEITGITKVDGGYSLEYSDRYGVKSGKIIADVVVNCGGPWAKRIRDLYDRNGPKNFSLSKGIHVIVDRKNLNMDYAIAFRSHLDKRQLFIIPREKVVIIGTTDKFVDSPDDFSVPDEDIDYLVNSVRRLFPSISRDKVIGTFSGIRPLFGSGDDPGKISRDFHIDSSAGIIDIYGGKLTSYRAIARKVARIVASELKISIKTKGLPLLGYSRPRDGSRIRHEALYECPLYPEDIALRREAAQIYNPSALPKIMEEAKTVLRSMGK from the coding sequence TTGACCCCTTATTCGCAGGAGGCGATATATATTAAGGAATTTTCGGCAAGGACAAGAAACAAGGAACTTTCGGAACTCAACGGGAAACATTTCCAGGTAGCCATAATCGGCGGTGGGATCACCGGTGCTGGCCTGGCCAATATACTGGCTGAAAACGGGATAAGCACTGCCCTGTTCGACAAGGCTGACTTTGCCTCAGGAACAAGTGCAGGATCATCCAAGCTCATCCACGGAGGGCTCAGGTACCTACAGCAGGGAAAACTTGGCCTTACAAGGGAATTGCTCAAGGAGAGGGAATACCTCCTGAAAACCACGGATATTGTGCAAAAACTGGATTTCAGGGTATTAATAGATGAATATTCTTGGGGAAAGGGGGAACTGACTCTGGGCATATTCCTTTATAATGTACTTGCCGGGCACCTGAAAGTGCAGAAAATGGTAAAGGACAACCTTGGGATTCCTGGTGTAAGGGGTTATTTTCCATATTACGATGGGCTGACAGAGGATACCGAACTCGTGATGTACAACATTACATACGCCCACGATCGTGGAGCGACGTGTCTCAATTATACGGAGATTACGGGTATTACAAAGGTTGACGGCGGTTATTCGCTGGAGTACAGCGACAGGTATGGCGTGAAGAGCGGGAAAATAATTGCAGACGTTGTCGTGAACTGTGGCGGTCCCTGGGCAAAAAGGATTCGGGATCTCTATGACAGGAACGGCCCAAAGAATTTCAGCCTGAGCAAGGGGATTCACGTCATCGTGGACCGGAAGAACCTGAACATGGATTATGCCATTGCCTTCAGGTCCCATCTGGACAAAAGGCAGCTTTTCATCATACCGAGAGAAAAGGTTGTGATTATCGGGACAACAGACAAATTCGTAGACTCACCTGATGACTTTTCTGTACCCGATGAGGACATTGACTATCTTGTAAACAGCGTCAGACGACTTTTCCCATCCATTTCCAGAGACAAAGTGATCGGAACGTTTTCAGGCATAAGGCCTCTTTTTGGATCTGGTGATGATCCAGGTAAAATATCGAGGGACTTTCACATTGACAGCAGTGCGGGGATCATCGATATTTACGGGGGGAAACTAACCAGTTACAGGGCAATTGCACGGAAGGTTGCAAGGATCGTTGCATCAGAGCTTAAAATCAGCATAAAGACCAAAGGTCTCCCGCTTCTTGGGTACAGTCGCCCAAGGGATGGCAGCAGAATAAGGCATGAGGCACTTTACGAGTGCCCATTATATCCAGAGGATATAGCGCTCAGAAGAGAGGCGGCTCAGATCTATAATCCATCGGCGCTCCCGAAGATCATGGAAGAAGCCAAGACAGTCCTAAGGTCAATGGGAAAGTGA
- a CDS encoding DUF2079 domain-containing protein has product MVDRRYIYFTFSIVAFTALIAMLSFVRYIDFFTSNDDLGIFIQQLTSVKDGFLLYEAGDFQGYGTLSYLEIHATYVELPYAYLYNLFGNHITLFATEGFAVAIGTIPLYFISKHIGLNKNYTIALLVLYLFGFLMISSLMYDFHWMSFIPFYFMSVFYLVSVRRHALAGIAILFGSLTLEVFPFLTLGILLYYFVDMGGLRLISKPLTLFARGYLYLYGLAVLAISIFLFERVMQLTVIPDLLNNQSGIVNLVRYGLPSLVPSSLSMNQIVLPLTYWPMIFASFGFIPLLDRKTLILSIPWIYETFLLHQSYANVTEQYNFIALSSVIVGLAFGLKRLSD; this is encoded by the coding sequence ATGGTGGACAGAAGATATATCTATTTCACATTTTCCATCGTGGCTTTCACCGCTCTCATTGCTATGCTTTCCTTTGTGAGATATATTGACTTTTTCACCTCAAATGATGACCTCGGGATATTTATCCAACAATTAACCAGCGTCAAAGATGGCTTTTTGCTATACGAAGCTGGTGACTTCCAGGGATATGGAACACTTTCTTATCTGGAGATACATGCCACCTATGTCGAACTGCCCTATGCATACCTCTACAACTTATTTGGAAACCACATAACGCTCTTTGCCACGGAGGGTTTCGCTGTTGCCATCGGCACCATTCCGCTATATTTCATTTCAAAACACATCGGGCTGAATAAGAATTACACAATTGCCCTGCTGGTGCTGTATTTGTTCGGCTTTCTAATGATCTCCTCGTTGATGTATGACTTCCACTGGATGTCATTCATTCCCTTCTACTTTATGTCAGTGTTTTACCTCGTTTCTGTCAGAAGACACGCCCTGGCCGGGATTGCGATTTTATTTGGATCGCTGACACTTGAAGTCTTTCCCTTTCTGACCTTGGGTATTTTATTGTATTATTTTGTGGATATGGGAGGACTTCGGCTTATTTCGAAACCGCTGACTTTGTTTGCTAGAGGCTACCTGTATCTATATGGCCTGGCGGTATTGGCCATTTCCATTTTCCTGTTTGAAAGAGTAATGCAATTGACAGTAATTCCAGATTTACTGAACAATCAGAGTGGAATTGTTAATCTGGTCAGATATGGCCTTCCTTCTCTGGTCCCATCCAGTTTAAGCATGAACCAAATAGTTTTGCCACTAACATACTGGCCAATGATCTTTGCTTCGTTCGGGTTCATCCCACTCCTAGACAGGAAAACCCTGATCCTTAGCATACCGTGGATATACGAAACGTTCCTTCTCCATCAGTCGTATGCCAATGTAACGGAGCAGTACAACTTCATTGCGCTATCATCAGTGATAGTGGGTCTTGCATTCGGGCTTAAGAGATTATCAGACTGA
- a CDS encoding glycosyltransferase, giving the protein MFTKSAVISCSPLNTGLGIYSKLLYDLEFFEKLVFFKKSSGSDESGYSNIVKPRPELYPLRVFLSSYGISFWKKYVEKFEQVHLTSPEFFHLEKYNANMTGTVHDLQPIGDGISRSAYSYAFRKYIQRNYESMEKLQGLVTISKSTERAVREKFPNLNPVTIHQWTDSSFVRRDKEEARKRLNLDQDKRIILAVSSAEPRKNQEILPEVIGKLPEEYIILHIGSFERSITGNRRIINIESVPEGDYPLYFNAADLLLSPSLHEGFGRPTIEAINSQLPVVLSDIPVNREILPNYGYFADPVNAEEYMENIERIMDLSETQRYGLYSGIEDYYREGRAMSDYRKFFDTTCGGN; this is encoded by the coding sequence ATGTTTACCAAATCTGCCGTTATTTCCTGTTCGCCGCTGAATACGGGCTTGGGAATTTATTCGAAGTTGCTCTACGATCTTGAATTCTTTGAAAAACTCGTGTTCTTCAAGAAATCATCGGGCAGTGACGAATCGGGCTATTCCAACATCGTCAAGCCAAGACCAGAATTATATCCATTGAGGGTTTTTCTGTCATCATATGGAATATCATTCTGGAAGAAATATGTGGAGAAATTCGAGCAAGTACACCTAACTTCGCCGGAATTTTTTCATCTGGAGAAATATAATGCTAATATGACCGGCACGGTACACGACCTTCAGCCAATAGGCGATGGGATATCGAGGAGTGCTTATTCATACGCCTTCAGGAAATATATCCAGAGAAATTACGAGTCAATGGAAAAGCTTCAGGGGCTTGTAACAATATCCAAATCAACAGAGAGAGCAGTACGTGAGAAGTTCCCAAATCTTAATCCGGTGACGATCCATCAGTGGACAGATAGTTCGTTCGTCAGGAGAGACAAGGAAGAAGCAAGGAAACGCCTGAATTTAGATCAGGACAAGCGGATCATACTCGCCGTAAGCTCAGCGGAACCGAGAAAGAACCAGGAAATTCTCCCGGAGGTCATCGGAAAACTTCCAGAAGAATATATTATACTGCACATTGGAAGTTTTGAAAGATCAATAACGGGAAACAGGCGCATCATAAATATAGAGTCCGTGCCAGAAGGCGATTACCCGCTGTATTTTAACGCGGCAGACCTGCTCCTTTCACCCAGCCTCCATGAGGGATTTGGGAGACCAACCATAGAGGCCATAAACTCCCAGCTTCCGGTGGTACTTTCAGATATACCTGTAAACAGGGAGATACTGCCCAATTATGGCTATTTCGCTGATCCGGTAAATGCGGAAGAATATATGGAAAACATCGAGAGGATAATGGATCTGAGCGAAACACAAAGGTACGGGCTCTACTCAGGTATAGAAGATTATTACAGGGAAGGTAGAGCCATGTCGGATTACAGGAAATTTTTTGATACTACATGCGGAGGAAACTGA
- a CDS encoding DUF2079 domain-containing protein, with translation MGVWKLVSKGRSRELFVLASLIVYGTVYSILGVMRFYSFNAYVYDLGLSSGLLYGAVHGGTLYFLQNPSQITFNKMIYLPLAILFQSYPNFVPLIIFQAFWVAFGSYALYRISLHVLGDTVLSIVPSLLYLLYFPISGAVWYDFHFQTLFPTFFFIGFWLYLSDRRLFSVLFMFLAAITNYLAAAVVFIFGLLVIYNDMSTTRKVKNRSYVIGLLLFPVIIVALVNMHYGMSYTTSVSNIFGFPGTLLINIWYKFIFVFSILAALLMFSFYSPKYLLLSLPYLIFMFFQGSHTPYYTPFGYQYAALYTPGIFISLVYGISRYKARSVRRKTISSFKRSVGILVAVNIALALVLTPVGNEITGSSFPYDTRQNTTYTAQDQALSSMMAMIPPGSSVLVQGNMPQLTVGYHWIVGYEFNGSNYPKYAINDPYNYLFNDTANIYLYNSSMEVKVFNDLLDSGMYGVLSEKYGIMLIELNYSGYTDFEPLQQTVNNVQVKSSASGVFTLNWSSDFVAPGSYNVTVKLPDSAVTNITFSVVGQNGTVTGYPMITWENASGKFSSCMYSNGQSYSLNPNFSIRWISASGKENVSVALSQVFPLR, from the coding sequence ATGGGGGTATGGAAACTGGTTTCCAAAGGTAGATCCCGGGAATTATTTGTCCTGGCATCTTTAATAGTCTATGGCACAGTTTACTCTATCCTTGGGGTAATGCGATTTTACTCTTTCAATGCATATGTGTATGATCTCGGCCTAAGTTCTGGACTTCTTTACGGCGCAGTTCATGGTGGTACACTGTACTTTTTGCAGAACCCTTCGCAGATCACGTTCAACAAGATGATTTATCTCCCTCTGGCAATCCTCTTCCAATCCTACCCGAATTTCGTTCCACTCATAATCTTTCAGGCATTCTGGGTTGCATTTGGGTCCTATGCACTGTACCGTATCTCTCTGCATGTTCTTGGCGATACCGTCTTATCCATAGTTCCTTCTCTTTTATACCTGCTTTATTTTCCGATTTCAGGGGCAGTGTGGTATGATTTTCACTTTCAGACGCTGTTTCCAACATTCTTTTTCATTGGTTTCTGGCTTTACCTTTCAGATAGAAGGCTATTTTCAGTTCTTTTCATGTTTCTTGCTGCTATTACCAACTATCTTGCAGCGGCTGTAGTTTTTATCTTCGGTCTCCTGGTAATATATAACGATATGAGCACAACGAGAAAAGTCAAAAATAGGTCTTACGTGATCGGTCTTCTCCTATTTCCGGTCATTATAGTTGCCTTGGTGAACATGCACTATGGCATGAGTTATACAACCTCGGTATCCAATATATTCGGATTTCCCGGAACACTTTTGATAAATATCTGGTACAAGTTTATCTTCGTTTTTTCAATATTGGCTGCCCTTTTGATGTTTTCATTCTACAGTCCAAAATACCTCTTGCTCTCCTTACCGTACCTGATATTCATGTTTTTTCAGGGATCTCATACACCTTACTATACACCTTTTGGTTACCAGTATGCTGCCCTTTATACGCCGGGCATATTTATATCGCTAGTATATGGGATTAGCAGGTATAAAGCGAGATCAGTACGAAGGAAGACAATTTCCAGCTTTAAAAGATCTGTCGGGATACTTGTGGCAGTAAATATCGCGCTAGCGCTCGTTCTCACTCCAGTTGGAAACGAGATAACAGGATCATCATTCCCCTATGACACCAGGCAGAATACAACGTACACCGCACAGGATCAGGCACTTTCCAGCATGATGGCAATGATTCCACCGGGTTCATCCGTACTTGTGCAGGGTAATATGCCGCAACTGACCGTTGGGTATCACTGGATTGTGGGATACGAATTCAACGGAAGCAACTATCCGAAATACGCGATCAATGACCCGTACAACTACCTTTTCAACGATACTGCCAACATTTACCTGTACAATTCATCAATGGAAGTGAAGGTCTTCAATGACCTTCTCGATTCCGGCATGTACGGTGTATTATCGGAAAAGTATGGCATAATGCTGATCGAACTTAATTACAGCGGGTATACGGATTTTGAACCACTGCAGCAGACAGTCAATAATGTGCAGGTCAAATCCTCAGCATCCGGTGTTTTTACGTTAAACTGGAGCAGCGATTTCGTTGCACCTGGATCATATAATGTCACCGTAAAGCTTCCAGATAGTGCTGTCACGAACATTACCTTTTCAGTCGTGGGGCAGAATGGAACGGTGACAGGATACCCGATGATCACATGGGAAAACGCTTCAGGCAAATTCAGTTCATGTATGTACTCCAACGGCCAATCTTATTCTTTGAACCCCAATTTCAGCATAAGGTGGATATCTGCATCAGGTAAGGAGAATGTTTCAGTAGCACTGTCACAGGTTTTTCCGTTAAGATGA
- a CDS encoding diacylglycerol kinase family protein — protein MKIGLIVNPVAGGGIALKNLDKIRSSVDSLNEIVITRKPREASEIARKFSALDFDYVIAAGGDGTLNEVSQGLIGTETVMIPLALGNGSDFTRTTGRIHHSTLKDSLRENRVRTIDTVRVDHNSGQKHFINVMEIGFGASVMKRFGEKRKPSRNTSFTRQILMETMSLKSYEVDMVIGMEKYSGKVIEVILANGRYFGRGLLASPGSLVDDGRMEIHIIEGMSRLKFLMKLGKLKNGSYTDEKEVKNFGAMSFEMFTENVPLEIDGEFIGFSPLKVDLEPKSLKILTPPEYTGAE, from the coding sequence ATGAAGATCGGTTTAATAGTCAATCCAGTAGCCGGCGGCGGCATTGCTCTGAAGAATCTCGATAAAATCAGGAGCAGCGTGGATAGCCTGAACGAGATCGTTATAACGAGAAAGCCGAGAGAAGCCTCTGAAATCGCCCGTAAATTCTCTGCCCTAGATTTTGATTATGTCATTGCCGCTGGGGGTGACGGCACACTTAACGAGGTTTCTCAGGGTCTCATAGGCACTGAAACCGTTATGATCCCCCTAGCGCTTGGCAATGGGTCGGATTTCACCAGGACAACAGGCAGGATACATCACAGCACACTGAAGGATTCCCTGAGGGAAAACAGGGTAAGAACCATAGATACTGTGCGCGTGGATCATAATTCCGGTCAGAAGCATTTCATAAATGTAATGGAAATAGGTTTTGGTGCTTCGGTGATGAAGCGATTCGGGGAAAAGAGAAAACCTTCTCGAAACACTTCCTTCACCAGGCAGATCTTGATGGAAACAATGAGCCTGAAATCCTACGAAGTGGACATGGTCATAGGTATGGAGAAATATTCAGGGAAGGTGATTGAAGTGATACTTGCCAACGGTCGCTATTTTGGCCGAGGACTTCTTGCATCCCCCGGTTCGCTGGTCGATGACGGCCGGATGGAAATTCACATCATCGAGGGAATGAGCAGGTTGAAATTCCTGATGAAGCTTGGAAAATTGAAAAACGGTTCCTACACAGATGAAAAAGAGGTAAAGAACTTCGGTGCCATGTCTTTCGAGATGTTCACGGAAAACGTACCGCTGGAAATTGACGGGGAATTCATCGGGTTTTCGCCTCTGAAGGTCGATCTTGAGCCCAAGTCGCTGAAGATACTGACCCCACCGGAATATACAGGTGCGGAATGA
- a CDS encoding glycosyltransferase family 4 protein → MRPGAKGKVDTFKMQDTDPDQEDGTGRRTKKFVIINWRDILNPKAGGAERYCYEMASRLAEDGVKVTWISSGFSGGPRREVYNGIEIVRVGNIFTVYFAMVLEFFRARKKAYVFESVNAIPFLSGLFSRKSKTVMIHHLMPYSVFREKLGFMAPFAYFLQNVINPALYRKARVITNSESTKKDLVDQGYRDVHIVKTGVSPGFYNPSIKMEYLVAPGPLRPWKNHKDIILALARLPEKYHLFIFGIPETGDYEDRLKRLSKTMGLGERVHFLGRITEEEKYKLFSISKLSICASVKEGWGLSNMEAQAFGCPVIAYDVPGVRDSVVNNITGRLVQYGSISAIASNAEELLANETILTSYSERATKWAKNFSWDQCYGEFLGATLKYMRSVEREDHSGLLDRLSWLRAR, encoded by the coding sequence ATGAGACCGGGCGCGAAAGGCAAAGTGGATACTTTCAAGATGCAGGATACCGATCCTGATCAGGAAGATGGTACTGGTCGTAGAACGAAGAAATTTGTGATTATAAACTGGCGTGACATCCTTAACCCCAAAGCTGGCGGCGCGGAACGATACTGTTATGAGATGGCAAGCAGGCTGGCCGAGGACGGGGTCAAGGTAACATGGATTTCGTCCGGGTTTTCAGGTGGCCCCCGGAGGGAAGTTTACAATGGCATAGAGATTGTCAGGGTAGGAAACATTTTTACTGTTTATTTTGCAATGGTATTGGAATTTTTCCGCGCAAGAAAAAAAGCTTATGTATTCGAGTCGGTAAATGCTATTCCCTTCCTGTCTGGGTTATTCAGCCGTAAGAGCAAAACGGTCATGATACACCACCTTATGCCATACTCCGTATTCAGGGAAAAACTTGGCTTCATGGCACCGTTCGCCTACTTCCTTCAGAACGTGATCAATCCAGCTCTATACAGGAAGGCAAGGGTAATTACTAACAGCGAATCCACCAAGAAGGATCTGGTGGACCAGGGATATCGCGATGTTCACATTGTAAAGACCGGCGTCAGCCCGGGATTCTACAATCCCTCAATTAAGATGGAATATCTTGTTGCCCCTGGACCGCTTAGACCGTGGAAAAACCATAAGGACATCATTCTTGCCCTTGCGCGCCTTCCAGAAAAATATCACCTGTTCATTTTTGGAATTCCTGAGACCGGAGATTATGAGGACCGCCTGAAACGGTTATCAAAGACCATGGGCCTCGGAGAACGGGTTCATTTTCTGGGCAGGATAACAGAGGAAGAAAAGTACAAGCTGTTTTCAATATCCAAGCTTTCAATCTGCGCCTCAGTCAAGGAAGGCTGGGGGCTCAGTAACATGGAGGCGCAGGCATTCGGATGTCCTGTGATAGCATACGACGTTCCCGGCGTCAGGGATTCTGTAGTTAACAATATTACTGGGCGGTTAGTCCAGTATGGAAGCATTTCAGCTATTGCTTCGAACGCAGAGGAACTTCTGGCTAACGAGACCATACTTACGAGTTACTCTGAACGAGCCACCAAGTGGGCAAAGAATTTCTCGTGGGATCAATGTTACGGGGAATTCCTTGGCGCTACACTGAAATATATGCGCAGTGTGGAAAGGGAAGATCATTCAGGTCTTTTGGATAGGCTTTCGTGGTTGCGTGCCCGATGA
- a CDS encoding HAD family hydrolase, whose protein sequence is MITKNRALFIDRDGTINRDCPYCHKITDLHIYNDAVELMKDFQDRGYLIIIVTNQSGIDRRYFTVSQFQEFTGSLLNELRKQGIHVNGLYYCPHTPEAECNCRKPKTAMIDQAALDFNINLDDSFVVGDRDDLEGEMARRLGIPYRIMVH, encoded by the coding sequence ATGATCACCAAAAACAGGGCGCTGTTCATTGATCGGGACGGTACCATAAACAGGGACTGCCCTTACTGCCACAAGATTACGGATCTGCACATTTATAACGATGCCGTTGAATTAATGAAGGATTTTCAGGATCGCGGATATCTCATCATAATTGTTACAAACCAATCAGGCATCGATAGGCGATACTTCACGGTTTCGCAGTTTCAAGAATTCACCGGATCATTGCTGAATGAACTCCGGAAACAAGGTATACATGTTAATGGCCTCTATTATTGCCCGCATACGCCAGAAGCAGAATGCAATTGCAGGAAACCAAAAACTGCGATGATTGATCAGGCTGCACTGGATTTCAACATCAATTTAGATGATTCCTTTGTTGTTGGAGACAGGGATGACCTTGAGGGGGAAATGGCACGAAGACTTGGGATTCCATACAGGATTATGGTTCATTGA